In Hallerella succinigenes, the following are encoded in one genomic region:
- a CDS encoding type IV pilus modification PilV family protein: protein MVWSREKIAKVAKKGFGIIEVLIAIAVLGFLYVALNHLQTGNRDTLLRIRGRDGAIEVAQQVVDSLSSLGISSLTSGSTITIDTITRTWKGKPGSNQYEMQVKYSTKVEVGPDSFFTRRDTTAYDTTSHVYAKRLEVTVSWKYKNTVPFISISRIIQ from the coding sequence ATGGTGTGGTCTCGTGAAAAAATAGCCAAGGTGGCCAAGAAGGGCTTCGGGATTATTGAAGTCCTGATTGCGATTGCTGTGCTTGGCTTTTTGTATGTGGCGCTGAACCATTTGCAGACGGGAAACCGGGATACGCTTCTCCGTATTCGCGGCCGTGATGGCGCGATAGAGGTCGCGCAACAGGTGGTGGATTCTTTGAGCAGTCTCGGCATTTCAAGTTTGACTTCGGGTTCGACGATTACGATTGATACGATCACCCGCACTTGGAAGGGGAAACCCGGCAGTAACCAGTATGAGATGCAGGTGAAATATTCGACAAAGGTTGAGGTCGGTCCGGACTCTTTTTTTACCCGCAGGGATACGACCGCTTACGATACGACTTCGCATGTATATGCCAAGCGTTTAGAAGTGACCGTCTCTTGGAAGTATAAGAATACCGTCCCATTCATCAGCATTTCGAGGATTATTCAATGA
- a CDS encoding PulJ/GspJ family protein yields the protein MKKSGFTLMELVVYMAMIGIVVLVAGQAFSDSTKFRVRTQNMLRASEEAENVANLFKDDVAQMGAKASLEYKASSETDSFYMANLSSIYMNPTAVSPDSSSFRIGSASTNENTDTLTLRRMRFDNNGHYVSIEEIEWFVVDSTLYRTCKVIEQRAGVSFEDKDPCSNTSNPTPVQIASNVAQFYVEPAKPGVSGLETTQLLPSTDTSVHNFRLISRGGTEYWKTVTVSDPSASVSISGFTANYDFDENLVVEDGKLASQVFVGAPNSTTGDWQSLCQQVTLEPNVDYEISFDMPYSEDATRMFVPGRDHMAVGFRNVSTGDRPVVLKDFLFYPPVSSLSAGARHMRFTVPTTIENVCMAFTFASYSPTAATGYVYIRNLRLDKVAASNYTFENYFPSTNRDKQNVKAFRLHLTINRRGETGHTMLVIPTPSNGPRS from the coding sequence ATGAAGAAGAGTGGCTTTACATTGATGGAACTCGTGGTGTATATGGCGATGATTGGCATCGTCGTATTGGTGGCTGGTCAGGCTTTTTCGGACAGCACCAAGTTCCGCGTGAGAACGCAGAATATGCTGCGCGCTTCGGAAGAAGCGGAAAACGTGGCAAATCTCTTTAAGGATGACGTGGCGCAGATGGGGGCGAAGGCTTCTCTGGAATACAAGGCTTCTTCGGAAACGGACTCTTTCTACATGGCAAATCTGTCGAGCATTTATATGAATCCGACAGCTGTGAGTCCGGATTCTTCGTCTTTCAGGATTGGTTCGGCTTCGACGAATGAGAATACGGATACATTGACGCTTCGCCGTATGCGTTTTGATAACAATGGCCATTATGTTTCGATTGAGGAAATCGAGTGGTTTGTGGTAGACAGTACGCTTTACAGAACCTGTAAGGTGATTGAACAACGGGCGGGTGTAAGTTTTGAAGATAAAGACCCATGTTCGAATACATCGAACCCGACTCCGGTGCAGATTGCGTCAAACGTGGCTCAGTTCTATGTGGAACCGGCAAAGCCTGGAGTTTCTGGCTTGGAAACGACTCAGCTTTTGCCCTCTACGGATACTTCGGTGCACAATTTCCGTTTGATTTCCCGCGGTGGCACGGAATACTGGAAAACGGTGACGGTTTCGGATCCGTCAGCCTCGGTTTCTATTTCGGGCTTTACCGCGAACTATGACTTTGATGAAAATCTGGTCGTGGAAGATGGAAAGTTGGCAAGCCAGGTCTTTGTTGGAGCTCCGAATTCGACGACGGGTGACTGGCAGAGCCTTTGCCAGCAGGTGACGCTGGAGCCCAATGTGGACTATGAAATTTCGTTCGATATGCCGTATTCCGAAGATGCAACCCGAATGTTTGTGCCAGGACGTGATCACATGGCGGTGGGTTTCCGCAATGTTTCGACGGGGGATCGCCCGGTTGTGCTGAAGGATTTCCTCTTTTACCCGCCGGTTTCCTCTTTGTCTGCAGGGGCTCGCCACATGCGTTTTACGGTTCCTACCACGATTGAAAATGTGTGCATGGCGTTTACCTTTGCGAGCTATTCTCCGACGGCAGCAACCGGCTACGTTTATATCCGTAATTTGAGATTGGACAAGGTGGCGGCTTCCAACTATACGTTTGAAAATTATTTCCCCAGCACGAATAGAGACAAGCAGAATGTGAAGGCGTTCCGTTTGCATTTGACGATTAACCGCAGAGGTGAAACGGGACATACGATGCTTGTTATCCCGACACCGAGCAATGGACCACGGAGCTAA